The proteins below come from a single Micromonospora citrea genomic window:
- a CDS encoding ComF family protein, whose amino-acid sequence MSGLGALWADLTDLVLPVECAGCRERRPGLRHGVCPECAAALGGLPPGAVRPTPAPPGLPPCFALGPYAGPLREALLAYKDHGRHGLARPLGALLAEVVAAAVGGARPVTLVPVPDTAAAARARYGDHLDRLTRHCAARLRRAGWPVLVRRPLRALPRPDSVTLDSAGRAAAAESAFRARSRVAPAPAGTAVVVLDDILTTGATLAAVARALTATGQPPTVAAVLAATEKRHRS is encoded by the coding sequence ATGTCGGGCCTCGGCGCGCTCTGGGCGGACCTCACCGACCTGGTGCTGCCCGTCGAGTGCGCCGGCTGCCGGGAACGCCGGCCCGGGCTGCGGCACGGCGTCTGTCCGGAGTGCGCGGCAGCGCTGGGCGGGCTGCCTCCCGGGGCGGTACGCCCCACCCCCGCCCCGCCCGGCCTGCCGCCCTGCTTCGCCCTCGGCCCGTACGCGGGCCCGCTGCGGGAGGCGCTGCTCGCGTACAAGGACCACGGCCGGCACGGGCTGGCCCGGCCGCTGGGGGCGTTGCTGGCCGAGGTCGTGGCGGCGGCGGTCGGCGGGGCGCGGCCGGTGACGCTGGTGCCCGTGCCCGACACGGCGGCGGCGGCCCGCGCCCGCTACGGCGACCACCTCGACCGGCTGACCCGGCACTGCGCGGCCCGGCTGCGCCGGGCGGGCTGGCCGGTGCTGGTGCGGCGGCCCCTGCGGGCCCTGCCCCGGCCCGACTCGGTGACGCTGGACAGTGCCGGGCGGGCGGCGGCGGCCGAGTCGGCCTTCCGGGCCCGTTCCCGGGTCGCGCCGGCCCCGGCCGGTACGGCGGTCGTTGTGCTCGACGACATCCTCACCACCGGCGCCACCCTCGCCGCCGTGGCGCGCGCGCTGACCGCGACCGGGCAGCCACCGACGGTGGCGGCGGTGCTCGCCGCGACCGAGAAACGGCACCGGTCGTAA
- a CDS encoding GNAT family N-acetyltransferase, translated as MTPEVIEGDGVRLRPFRPDDVADLAAGCADPLNLRFNPGMPQPYTEADARWWVTEGAPAAWADGGAAYAIADRATDRLVGGAGIGQVVTPRRQAEVGYWVAPWARRRGVASDATRALADSALRHGFDRLELMTHAENPASQRVALAAGFRHEGVRRSAGQLRGGGRSDLLAWVRLADDPPGPAPRLLPDLPDGRLTDGVVTLRPLGPEDVDLMYRLHTLPEVVANQAPPVPPARSAIERRCRLAESGWLTGDIARLLILDAVTGEPAGSCGLSYTDVAAGEASLGYALLPAARGRGLATRAVRLLAGWAFGPAGVARLVAGTLPDNVASHRVLEKVGFRREGLLRGRLPGLAGTRIDDLVFGLLPTELR; from the coding sequence GTGACGCCCGAGGTGATCGAAGGCGACGGGGTGCGGCTGCGGCCGTTCCGCCCCGACGACGTCGCGGACCTCGCCGCCGGCTGCGCCGACCCGCTCAACCTGCGGTTCAACCCCGGCATGCCGCAGCCGTACACCGAGGCCGACGCCCGCTGGTGGGTGACCGAGGGCGCCCCGGCGGCCTGGGCCGACGGCGGGGCCGCGTACGCCATCGCCGACCGCGCCACCGACCGGCTGGTCGGCGGGGCGGGCATCGGCCAGGTCGTGACGCCGCGCCGGCAGGCGGAGGTGGGCTACTGGGTCGCGCCGTGGGCGCGGCGGCGCGGGGTCGCCAGCGACGCGACGCGGGCCCTGGCCGACTCCGCGCTCCGGCACGGGTTCGACCGGCTGGAGCTGATGACCCACGCCGAGAACCCGGCCAGCCAACGGGTGGCGCTCGCCGCCGGCTTCCGTCACGAGGGGGTACGCCGGTCGGCCGGCCAGCTCCGCGGCGGCGGCCGGTCGGACCTGCTGGCGTGGGTACGCCTCGCCGACGACCCGCCCGGTCCGGCCCCCCGGCTGCTGCCGGACCTGCCCGACGGCCGGCTCACCGACGGCGTGGTGACGCTGCGGCCGCTCGGCCCGGAGGACGTCGACCTGATGTACCGCCTCCACACGCTGCCGGAGGTGGTGGCGAACCAGGCCCCGCCGGTCCCGCCCGCGCGCTCGGCGATCGAGCGGCGCTGCCGGCTGGCGGAGAGCGGATGGCTGACGGGCGACATCGCCCGGCTGCTCATCCTCGACGCGGTCACCGGCGAACCGGCCGGCAGCTGCGGGCTGTCCTACACCGACGTGGCCGCCGGCGAGGCGAGCCTCGGCTACGCGCTGCTGCCCGCTGCGCGGGGTCGCGGGCTCGCCACCCGGGCGGTGCGGCTCCTCGCCGGCTGGGCGTTCGGGCCGGCCGGCGTCGCCCGGCTGGTCGCCGGCACCCTGCCCGACAACGTCGCGTCGCACCGGGTGCTGGAGAAGGTCGGCTTCCGCCGCGAAGGGCTGCTGCGCGGCCGGCTGCCCGGGCTGGCCGGCACCCGGATCGACGACCTGGTCTTCGGGCTGCTCCCCACCGAACTCCGCTGA
- a CDS encoding LpqB family beta-propeller domain-containing protein, whose translation MRRRLLAAVLGGALLLGGAAGCGIPAGTEVRVEGSGPAAESGSTSGVRGEPPNRSASGSDPEQFVTHFLSAAAGEPDRAYQRVRQFIAKEDVGRLQEKQGSEVALTVVRLTEDPVIVNDPDKTRVTINVQQIGLLRADGTLAPPETSTTSYSFELRSPPGQEGRADAGLFVANPPNALLLSVEALETYYQSRTIYFWNSDRSQLVPDRRYLPLAVPDERRVSEVVKWLTAGPSDWLRTGASKLPDGTRLINNATRTDGRWEVDLEMPDEKVRLEQFATQLAWSLNDLDGPLEIKIRTQSRKDIPDLEAHRRSHPAYRLGDGFQRFCVYEGAVHPLADAGGPVATVPVVPEANRNVVTAGLSRADDQILAALVVTDGDRQRLSVGTGLDPVAVFTRGARTFGAVGRPVWLRSTGRGEPAGLVVADGALYRFDARAQLTAVPLGVPGRVTAVAASLDGHRIAVIAGGALYVAALSADEGGVTLGPPRRLPTRLTGLSAVDWYGEDRLLLAGEAGRPAVYEVSVDGAWGSRLEDKIGARVTHLAAYPANPTLRSGAAMYEANGVAYRSGPFERIQPEQVQVSPPSTGARAGNPTAPFFLY comes from the coding sequence GTGAGGCGTCGCCTGCTCGCCGCTGTGCTCGGCGGCGCGCTGCTGTTGGGTGGCGCGGCCGGCTGCGGCATCCCGGCGGGCACGGAGGTGCGGGTCGAGGGGTCCGGGCCGGCGGCGGAGTCCGGCTCCACCAGCGGCGTCCGGGGCGAGCCCCCGAACCGCAGCGCCAGCGGCAGCGACCCGGAGCAGTTCGTCACGCACTTCCTCTCCGCCGCGGCCGGCGAGCCGGACCGGGCCTACCAGCGGGTCCGGCAGTTCATCGCCAAGGAGGACGTGGGCCGCCTCCAGGAGAAGCAGGGCAGCGAGGTCGCGCTGACCGTCGTCCGGCTCACCGAGGATCCGGTCATCGTCAACGACCCGGACAAGACCCGGGTGACCATCAACGTGCAGCAGATCGGCCTGCTCCGCGCCGACGGCACGCTGGCCCCGCCGGAGACGAGCACCACGTCGTACTCGTTCGAGCTGCGCAGCCCGCCGGGGCAGGAGGGCCGGGCCGACGCGGGGCTGTTCGTGGCCAACCCGCCGAACGCGCTGCTGCTCAGCGTCGAGGCGCTGGAGACCTATTACCAGAGCCGGACGATCTACTTCTGGAACAGCGACCGCAGCCAGTTGGTGCCCGACCGGCGTTACCTGCCGCTCGCCGTGCCCGACGAGCGGCGGGTGAGCGAGGTGGTCAAGTGGTTGACCGCCGGCCCCTCGGACTGGCTGCGTACCGGGGCCAGCAAGCTGCCCGACGGCACCCGGTTGATCAACAACGCCACCCGGACGGACGGCCGCTGGGAGGTCGACCTGGAGATGCCGGACGAGAAGGTCCGGCTGGAGCAGTTCGCCACGCAGCTCGCCTGGTCGCTGAACGACCTCGACGGGCCGCTGGAGATCAAGATTCGCACCCAGTCCCGCAAGGACATCCCGGACCTCGAGGCGCACCGGCGGTCGCACCCGGCGTACCGGCTCGGCGACGGCTTCCAGCGGTTCTGCGTGTACGAGGGCGCCGTCCACCCGCTGGCCGACGCCGGCGGACCGGTCGCCACGGTGCCGGTGGTGCCCGAGGCGAACAGGAACGTCGTGACGGCCGGGCTGAGCCGCGCCGACGACCAGATCCTGGCGGCGCTGGTGGTAACCGACGGCGACCGGCAGCGGCTCTCCGTCGGCACCGGCCTCGACCCGGTCGCCGTCTTCACCCGCGGCGCCAGGACGTTCGGCGCGGTCGGCCGGCCGGTCTGGCTGCGGTCGACGGGCCGGGGCGAGCCGGCCGGGCTGGTGGTCGCCGACGGCGCCCTCTACCGCTTCGACGCCCGGGCGCAGCTCACCGCGGTGCCGCTCGGCGTACCCGGCAGGGTGACCGCGGTGGCCGCCTCGCTCGACGGGCACCGGATCGCCGTCATCGCCGGCGGCGCGCTCTACGTCGCCGCCCTGAGCGCCGACGAGGGCGGGGTCACCCTCGGTCCGCCCCGCCGGCTGCCCACCCGGTTGACCGGCCTGTCGGCCGTCGACTGGTACGGCGAGGACAGGCTGCTCCTCGCCGGGGAGGCCGGCCGGCCGGCGGTCTACGAGGTCAGCGTGGACGGCGCCTGGGGCAGCCGGTTGGAGGACAAGATCGGCGCCCGGGTGACCCACCTCGCCGCCTACCCGGCCAACCCGACGCTGCGGTCGGGCGCGGCGATGTACGAGGCGAACGGGGTGGCCTACCGCAGCGGCCCGTTCGAGCGGATCCAGCCGGAGCAGGTGCAGGTGTCGCCGCCCTCGACCGGTGCGCGCGCCGGCAACCCGACCGCCCCCTTCTTCCTCTACTGA
- the hpf gene encoding ribosome hibernation-promoting factor, HPF/YfiA family — translation MDIVVKGRNVEVPDHYRVHVAEKLAKIERYDHKLIRVDVELFHERNPRQADHCQRVEITCVSRGPVIRAEACTNDFYSALDAAIAKLDTRLRRAADRRRVHRGRHAPLSVAAATAGLPVADLDAPLGASADGARAGTATAVAERVEEEHDQPWHIAREKVHPAEPMTVDDALFQMELVGHDFYLFQDKESGRPSVVYRRHAYDYGIISLAI, via the coding sequence ATGGACATCGTGGTCAAGGGCCGTAACGTCGAAGTGCCGGACCATTACCGGGTGCACGTGGCGGAGAAACTCGCGAAGATCGAACGCTACGACCACAAACTTATTCGTGTCGATGTCGAGCTTTTCCACGAGCGCAATCCGCGCCAGGCGGACCACTGTCAGCGCGTCGAAATCACCTGCGTTTCCCGCGGCCCGGTGATCCGGGCGGAAGCCTGCACGAACGACTTCTACAGCGCGCTCGACGCGGCCATCGCCAAGCTCGACACCCGGTTGCGCCGGGCGGCCGACCGCCGCCGTGTCCACCGGGGCCGACACGCCCCGCTCTCCGTCGCCGCCGCCACCGCCGGCCTGCCGGTCGCCGATCTCGACGCGCCGCTGGGGGCATCCGCCGACGGCGCCCGTGCCGGCACGGCCACCGCCGTGGCGGAACGCGTGGAGGAGGAGCACGACCAGCCCTGGCACATCGCGCGGGAGAAGGTGCACCCCGCCGAGCCGATGACCGTCGACGACGCCCTGTTCCAGATGGAACTGGTCGGCCACGACTTCTACCTGTTCCAGGACAAGGAGTCCGGTCGGCCGAGCGTCGTCTACCGGCGGCACGCCTACGACTACGGCATCATCTCCCTCGCCATCTGA
- the mtrA gene encoding MtrAB system response regulator MtrA — MRARVLVVDDDPALAEMLGIVLRSEGFLPSFVADGERALAAFRENRPDIVLLDLMLPGMSGIDVARSIRAESGVPIVMLTAKSDTVDVVLGLESGADDYVVKPFKPKELVARMRARLRRGEDVAPEMLTIGPPGNQITIDVPAHTVSRNGEEVKLTPLEFDLLVALARKPRQVFTREVLLEQVWGYRHAADTRLVNVHVQRLRAKIEPDPERPEIILTVRGVGYKAGTG; from the coding sequence ATGAGAGCCCGGGTACTGGTGGTCGACGACGACCCCGCGCTCGCCGAGATGCTCGGCATCGTCCTGCGCAGCGAGGGGTTCCTGCCCTCCTTCGTCGCCGACGGGGAGCGGGCCCTGGCCGCGTTCCGCGAGAATCGGCCCGACATCGTCCTGCTCGACCTCATGCTCCCCGGCATGAGCGGCATCGACGTGGCGCGGTCGATCCGGGCCGAGTCGGGCGTGCCGATCGTCATGCTCACGGCGAAGAGCGACACCGTCGACGTGGTCCTCGGCCTGGAGTCCGGGGCCGACGACTACGTGGTCAAGCCGTTCAAGCCCAAGGAGCTGGTCGCCCGGATGCGGGCGCGGCTGCGCCGCGGCGAGGACGTCGCCCCCGAGATGCTGACCATCGGGCCGCCCGGCAACCAGATCACCATCGACGTGCCGGCGCACACCGTCAGCCGCAACGGCGAGGAGGTGAAGCTGACGCCGCTGGAGTTCGACCTCCTGGTCGCGCTCGCCCGCAAGCCGCGTCAGGTCTTCACCCGCGAGGTGCTGCTGGAGCAGGTGTGGGGCTACCGGCACGCGGCGGACACCCGCCTGGTCAACGTGCACGTGCAGCGGCTGCGCGCCAAGATCGAGCCGGATCCGGAGCGGCCGGAAATCATCCTCACCGTTCGGGGCGTGGGCTACAAGGCGGGCACCGGATAG
- the mtrB gene encoding MtrAB system histidine kinase MtrB → MATSPIPDPRPTAPRRRAAARELWRGVSGRVTELFAGLHQLWRRSLQLRVVTITLVASSLLVGGFAYLIADKITSILVENAETDVRVRLDSGAEYARRQFGLYNQPHETQFQETVDGTVNYLAGGDPQQTTGVIVALTADNHTGLIQPRSSPAVNVRPLISRELRAAVAGGKVASQIRTGRLAGERTKYLVYGSPVPTKFGQVELYYLVPLTRQDATAADARDTVIATGAALVILLGLLAGLVTRLVVTPVRVAARTAQRLSAGLLDQRMAVNGEDDLALLAASFNQMATNLQRQILRLEEMSRLQRRFTSDVSHELRTPLTTVRMAADLIFAERDEFDPAVARSAELLQAELDRFEELLTDLLEISRFDAGFAMLDSEPTDLVPVVHRVADRLAGLAERVGVPIELDVPTTPVIAEVDPRRVERVLRNLVGNAVEHGEAKPVLITLGMDDTAVAITVRDHGVGLKPGEEKLVFNRFWRADPSRARQTGGTGLGLSISLEDARLHGGWLEAWGAPGQGAQFRLTLPARAGDRLTTSPLRLVPADATLPFGGPRDGGLLAIGPGSGGVLAIGPAADGAVATAPGRQGSGGRAEVGS, encoded by the coding sequence GTGGCCACCTCCCCGATTCCGGACCCCCGACCGACAGCTCCGCGCCGGCGTGCCGCCGCGCGGGAGCTGTGGCGCGGCGTGAGCGGGCGGGTCACGGAGCTGTTCGCCGGGCTGCACCAGCTCTGGCGGCGGTCGCTCCAGCTGCGGGTGGTGACCATCACACTGGTCGCGTCCAGCCTGCTGGTGGGCGGGTTCGCCTACCTGATCGCCGACAAGATCACCAGCATCCTGGTCGAGAACGCCGAGACCGACGTGCGGGTGCGGCTGGACAGCGGCGCGGAGTACGCGCGGAGGCAGTTCGGCCTCTACAACCAGCCGCACGAGACGCAGTTCCAGGAGACCGTCGACGGCACGGTCAACTACCTGGCCGGGGGTGACCCGCAGCAGACGACCGGCGTGATCGTGGCGCTCACCGCCGACAACCACACCGGGCTCATCCAGCCGCGCTCCTCGCCCGCGGTGAACGTCCGGCCGCTGATCAGCCGCGAGCTGCGCGCCGCCGTCGCCGGGGGCAAGGTCGCCAGCCAGATCCGCACCGGCCGGCTGGCCGGGGAGCGCACGAAATACCTGGTCTACGGCTCGCCCGTGCCCACCAAGTTCGGCCAGGTGGAGCTCTACTACCTTGTGCCGCTGACCCGGCAGGACGCCACGGCCGCCGACGCCCGCGACACGGTGATCGCCACGGGGGCGGCCCTGGTGATCCTGCTGGGCCTGCTCGCCGGTCTGGTCACCCGGCTGGTGGTGACGCCGGTGCGGGTGGCGGCCCGGACGGCCCAGCGGCTCTCCGCCGGCCTGCTCGACCAGCGGATGGCGGTCAACGGCGAGGACGACCTGGCCCTGCTCGCCGCGTCGTTCAACCAGATGGCGACCAACCTGCAACGGCAGATCCTGCGGCTGGAGGAGATGTCCCGGCTGCAACGCCGCTTCACCTCCGACGTGTCGCACGAGCTGCGTACGCCGCTCACCACGGTCCGGATGGCCGCCGACCTGATCTTCGCCGAGCGGGACGAGTTCGACCCGGCGGTGGCGCGCAGCGCCGAGCTGCTCCAGGCCGAGCTGGACCGCTTCGAGGAGCTGCTCACCGACCTGCTGGAGATCAGCCGCTTCGACGCCGGCTTCGCGATGCTCGACTCCGAGCCGACCGACCTGGTGCCGGTCGTGCACCGGGTGGCCGACCGGCTGGCCGGCCTGGCCGAACGCGTCGGCGTGCCCATCGAGCTGGACGTCCCCACCACGCCGGTGATCGCCGAGGTGGACCCGCGCCGGGTCGAGCGGGTGCTGCGCAACCTGGTCGGCAACGCCGTCGAGCACGGTGAGGCCAAACCGGTGCTGATCACCCTGGGGATGGACGACACCGCCGTCGCGATCACCGTCCGCGACCACGGAGTGGGGCTCAAGCCGGGCGAGGAGAAGCTGGTGTTCAACCGCTTCTGGCGGGCCGACCCGTCCCGGGCGCGGCAGACCGGCGGCACCGGGCTCGGGCTGTCGATCAGCCTGGAGGACGCCCGGCTGCACGGCGGCTGGCTGGAGGCGTGGGGAGCGCCCGGCCAGGGCGCCCAGTTCCGGCTCACCCTGCCGGCCCGGGCCGGCGACCGGTTGACCACCTCCCCGCTGCGACTGGTGCCGGCCGACGCCACCCTGCCCTTCGGCGGCCCCCGCGACGGCGGGCTGCTGGCCATCGGCCCCGGCAGCGGCGGCGTGCTCGCGATCGGCCCGGCCGCCGACGGGGCGGTGGCGACCGCGCCAGGACGGCAGGGGAGCGGGGGACGCGCGGAGGTGGGATCGTGA